A stretch of the Phycisphaerae bacterium genome encodes the following:
- a CDS encoding phosphatase PAP2 family protein — protein MKAEFVFFLLLVFSCSAFAIEVNDVNVLTPATGVFKQDAKAYLKVSFNDAGKTYFDSGNLILLLMAGGGSIALHDKADDTIAGHFDRHRSIPRDLDNFTDIAGNPGTHFAATGIWYLMAAKNKDNVNVQRSWVMMRALGVTNATTLLLKGIVHNDTPNGKAWAWPSGHTASSFTVAAVLDEFYGHKIGIPAYLAAGFVGYRMMDSGDHWASDVLFGSVLGYVVGHAIAGENKELELAGFSIRPLVTTLHDSPAAGIALAKEF, from the coding sequence ATGAAAGCTGAATTTGTTTTTTTCTTGTTACTTGTTTTTAGTTGTTCTGCTTTTGCGATTGAAGTAAACGATGTAAATGTCCTGACTCCCGCGACAGGTGTTTTTAAGCAGGACGCCAAAGCTTATTTGAAAGTTTCTTTTAATGATGCGGGGAAAACTTATTTTGACAGCGGCAATTTAATTCTTTTGCTTATGGCCGGCGGCGGAAGTATCGCGCTGCACGACAAGGCCGACGATACGATTGCCGGGCATTTCGACAGGCACAGGTCAATCCCGCGGGATTTGGACAACTTCACGGATATTGCCGGCAATCCCGGCACTCATTTCGCCGCCACGGGCATTTGGTACTTAATGGCCGCAAAAAACAAAGACAATGTAAATGTCCAGCGAAGCTGGGTAATGATGAGAGCCCTGGGCGTTACGAACGCTACGACATTACTACTCAAAGGCATAGTCCATAATGACACTCCTAACGGCAAAGCATGGGCCTGGCCCAGCGGCCATACGGCAAGTTCGTTCACAGTTGCCGCGGTGCTCGACGAATTTTACGGTCATAAAATCGGTATTCCCGCTTATCTTGCGGCAGGTTTTGTCGGCTATCGAATGATGGATTCAGGCGACCACTGGGCCAGCGATGTTTTATTCGGCAGTGTTCTCGGTTATGTTGTCGGTCATGCAATCGCAGGTGAAAATAAAGAACTTGAGCTGGCAGGATTCTCGATTAGGCCGCTTGTTACGACTCTGCACGACAGTCCCGCGGCGGGAATCGCTCTGGCAAAAGAATTTTAA
- a CDS encoding ABC transporter substrate-binding protein — MNSRIKTVRHTLILILLVAFCILLSGCGKKTQEPKVYRIGILCGLDYIAAISDSFKAKMTELGYIEGKNIVYDIQRTNFEPAKEEQILKQFVKDKVDLIFTFPTEVSMAAKKATQGTNIPVLFTFANIEDTNLVESVRLPGGNITGVRYPGPDLAVKRFEIMRELVPHAKRIWIPYQRGYPIVASQLKVLYPAAEAAGVTLVECPASNAAEIQADLQARAKSADIGIDAILIISEPLGVTADVFAVFGKFADEHKIPIGGALMSVEDYESVFGINVDIVSAGKQSAVLADKILRGIPAGTLPVLSAEGFFQFNYKATQKLGLNVSEGLLRRANEIIH; from the coding sequence ATGAACAGTAGAATTAAAACTGTCCGGCACACACTAATACTAATCCTGCTTGTCGCTTTTTGTATTCTCCTGAGCGGCTGCGGAAAAAAAACACAGGAACCGAAAGTGTATAGGATCGGTATCCTGTGCGGTCTGGATTATATCGCCGCTATATCGGACAGTTTCAAAGCCAAAATGACCGAGTTGGGCTACATCGAGGGGAAAAATATAGTTTATGACATACAGAGAACAAACTTCGAACCTGCCAAGGAAGAACAAATCCTTAAACAATTTGTGAAAGATAAAGTTGACCTTATTTTTACGTTTCCCACCGAAGTATCAATGGCTGCCAAGAAGGCTACGCAGGGAACAAACATCCCTGTGCTTTTCACTTTTGCCAACATAGAGGATACTAATCTGGTTGAGAGTGTTCGCCTGCCGGGCGGCAATATCACCGGCGTTCGCTACCCCGGGCCGGACTTGGCGGTAAAACGATTTGAGATTATGCGTGAGTTAGTGCCCCATGCAAAAAGAATATGGATACCATATCAGCGAGGTTATCCTATTGTAGCCAGCCAGTTGAAAGTATTGTATCCCGCGGCCGAGGCCGCAGGTGTAACTTTGGTGGAATGTCCCGCTTCAAATGCGGCAGAGATTCAGGCCGATTTGCAGGCAAGAGCTAAATCGGCGGATATCGGCATAGATGCGATCCTGATAATTTCCGAACCTCTTGGCGTGACGGCTGATGTTTTTGCGGTGTTCGGTAAATTTGCCGATGAACATAAAATTCCCATCGGCGGCGCCTTAATGTCAGTGGAAGATTACGAGTCTGTTTTCGGTATAAATGTTGACATCGTCAGCGCAGGCAAGCAGTCGGCTGTTCTGGCCGACAAGATTCTCAGAGGGATTCCGGCCGGTACTCTGCCGGTTCTTTCGGCCGAAGGCTTTTTCCAGTTTAATTACAAGGCGACTCAGAAACTGGGCCTGAATGTGTCGGAAGGCTTATTAAGAAGGGCTAATGAAATAATCCATTAA
- a CDS encoding ABC transporter substrate-binding protein produces MTKKFNIKSIISLTAFFALFCMLLSGCGKKPPKVYRVGILSGAESFVNIVDGFKAKMSELGYIEGKNIVYDIHKSNVDPAQEQQVAKKFVADKVDLIFAFPTEAAFAAKSATCKTAIPVVFAMAGIEGNNLVESVRQPGGNITGVRFPNKESTAKRLEFLHELVPNAKRIYLIYDPTFPNAPFAMEALHAAAAPLGITFVEDFVKNIEEYKLALKKRAAMKHIGVDAVFLMPDFMNASPEGLAVIVKFANEYNLPVGGGMDISADGGAMFSFVPSNFEQGRLAADLADKIFKGTSAGTIPVVTPELRLRLNYKVIRKLGLDVPDGLLNRADEIIR; encoded by the coding sequence ATGACTAAAAAATTTAATATAAAATCGATAATATCTCTGACGGCTTTTTTCGCTTTGTTTTGTATGCTTTTGAGCGGCTGCGGGAAAAAACCGCCAAAAGTGTATCGGGTGGGTATTTTGTCCGGAGCAGAATCCTTTGTCAATATAGTTGATGGGTTCAAGGCAAAAATGTCCGAATTAGGCTATATCGAGGGCAAGAACATTGTTTATGATATACATAAATCAAATGTTGACCCCGCACAAGAACAGCAAGTTGCAAAAAAATTTGTGGCTGATAAAGTTGACCTGATTTTTGCATTTCCTACCGAGGCGGCATTCGCGGCAAAATCGGCAACCTGTAAAACGGCTATCCCAGTGGTCTTCGCTATGGCAGGGATAGAAGGAAATAACCTTGTTGAAAGTGTTCGCCAGCCGGGCGGAAATATCACCGGCGTGCGATTTCCCAACAAGGAATCCACAGCTAAACGTTTGGAGTTTTTACACGAGCTGGTTCCAAATGCAAAACGGATTTATCTTATCTACGATCCAACCTTCCCTAATGCACCTTTCGCCATGGAAGCACTGCATGCAGCGGCCGCACCATTAGGGATAACATTCGTAGAAGACTTTGTCAAAAACATAGAAGAATATAAACTCGCCCTGAAAAAAAGGGCAGCAATGAAACATATTGGCGTAGATGCTGTGTTCCTTATGCCTGATTTTATGAACGCCTCACCTGAGGGTCTGGCAGTAATTGTCAAATTTGCCAACGAATACAATTTGCCTGTTGGCGGCGGAATGGATATTTCAGCCGATGGAGGCGCTATGTTTAGTTTTGTTCCAAGCAATTTTGAACAGGGCAGACTGGCGGCAGATTTAGCCGACAAAATTTTCAAAGGCACCTCGGCCGGCACTATCCCTGTGGTTACGCCTGAGTTACGCTTACGACTTAATTATAAAGTGATACGGAAACTGGGGCTGGATGTGCCTGATGGCTTATTGAACAGGGCGGATGAGATAATTCGTTGA
- a CDS encoding glycosyltransferase: protein MFDIKKILQGYGTVTDPMGRLAIYSPRFGGAYRSSLTLPTITDFPAKMCILLITAMILYSGFQTIADFRAMLDELRSSRTGWVFFYAFRALVVSNVIVFLWRVLLVLGYRPVRSCSDEQLPKCTIIIPAYNEGRHVLKTLRSVLKSNYPFDKLQIIAVNDGSADDTLVWMEKACNESDGRIEMINFKKNRGKRAALYEGITRSSGEIIVTIDSDSLVDRQTIRRLVSPFADSQVGAVAGSVRVLNRKDGIIPRMLEVSFAYSFDFIRASQSMVNTVFCTPGALSAYRKKAIIKDLKQWLHQTFFGQPATIGEDRAITNIVLRNGYDVKFQSDAIVYTMVPTEYSQLTKMFLRWARSNVRETWVMVKYIFKKFRTGSTSGARVNFVISFINPLLSRILVFSVAGWMLVHPQIYLSQLLFGGAIAATAPAIFYVLRRKSSEAIWAYAYGLFWLAGLWWISIWAVLTMRNGKWLTRDLPNSRPTFSRLLQMFRLRAA, encoded by the coding sequence ATGTTTGATATTAAGAAGATTTTGCAGGGTTACGGTACAGTTACAGATCCGATGGGCAGGCTTGCCATTTATTCGCCGCGGTTTGGCGGAGCGTATCGCAGCAGTTTAACTCTGCCGACGATAACTGATTTTCCGGCGAAGATGTGTATACTGCTGATAACGGCGATGATTTTATACAGCGGCTTTCAGACCATCGCGGATTTCAGGGCTATGCTCGATGAACTGCGTTCGAGCCGGACCGGCTGGGTGTTTTTCTATGCCTTTCGTGCGCTTGTCGTATCAAATGTCATAGTGTTCCTCTGGCGCGTTCTGCTCGTGTTGGGCTATAGACCTGTGCGCAGCTGTTCTGATGAGCAACTGCCAAAATGCACGATAATCATACCGGCCTACAACGAAGGCAGGCACGTATTGAAAACACTGCGAAGCGTTTTGAAAAGCAATTATCCATTCGATAAGCTTCAAATTATAGCTGTCAATGACGGTAGCGCAGACGATACTCTCGTCTGGATGGAAAAGGCCTGCAACGAATCTGACGGCAGGATTGAAATGATAAACTTTAAAAAGAACCGCGGCAAACGCGCAGCGTTATACGAAGGCATCACCCGCAGCAGCGGAGAAATTATCGTAACAATAGACAGCGATTCGCTTGTCGACCGCCAGACTATTCGCAGACTGGTCAGTCCGTTTGCCGATTCTCAGGTTGGAGCTGTCGCCGGCAGTGTTCGTGTACTGAACCGCAAAGATGGAATCATACCGAGAATGCTCGAGGTGTCTTTTGCTTATAGTTTTGATTTCATTCGGGCAAGCCAGAGCATGGTTAATACTGTTTTCTGCACGCCGGGAGCATTAAGTGCTTATCGGAAGAAGGCTATAATAAAGGACCTTAAACAGTGGCTTCATCAGACATTTTTCGGTCAGCCGGCCACTATCGGCGAAGACAGGGCCATAACAAATATTGTTCTGCGAAACGGTTACGATGTAAAATTTCAGTCGGACGCGATAGTTTATACTATGGTACCTACCGAATATAGTCAATTGACCAAGATGTTCCTTCGCTGGGCCAGAAGCAATGTGCGTGAAACATGGGTAATGGTTAAATATATATTTAAAAAATTCCGCACCGGCTCAACGAGCGGAGCCAGGGTTAACTTCGTAATATCTTTTATTAATCCGCTTTTGTCGCGGATACTGGTTTTCTCGGTTGCAGGCTGGATGCTCGTACATCCGCAGATTTATCTGTCGCAGCTTTTATTCGGCGGCGCGATTGCCGCGACGGCTCCGGCGATTTTTTATGTGCTGCGACGCAAAAGCTCGGAAGCGATTTGGGCCTATGCTTACGGCCTGTTCTGGCTGGCGGGATTGTGGTGGATAAGTATCTGGGCGGTTTTGACAATGCGTAACGGAAAATGGCTGACCCGTGATTTGCCGAACAGCAGGCCGACTTTCAGTAGATTGCTGCAGATGTTCCGCCTCCGCGCTGCGTAA
- a CDS encoding SAM-dependent methyltransferase, which yields MKFIKFIREFLKNPKEVGAVAESSPFLARKMAQHIGQAINIVEFGPGTGSVTTEILRHMPKNSRLTCLEINPNFCERLRKIKDSRLKIVNDDIQNCSRYVERPDCILSGLPLANFNNSEKEKIFALTSKSQTYIQFQYNPFLRPKLKRYFKDVKVKFVPLNIPPAFVYISKNPRSEAERCEFNNK from the coding sequence ATGAAATTCATTAAATTTATAAGAGAATTCTTAAAAAATCCAAAAGAGGTCGGGGCAGTGGCGGAAAGTTCCCCGTTCCTTGCAAGGAAGATGGCACAGCATATAGGCCAGGCAATAAATATCGTTGAATTCGGGCCGGGAACAGGCTCTGTAACAACGGAAATCCTGCGGCATATGCCTAAAAACAGCCGACTGACCTGCCTTGAGATAAATCCGAATTTTTGCGAACGCCTGAGAAAAATAAAGGATTCCCGGCTGAAAATTGTTAACGACGATATCCAAAACTGCAGCCGGTATGTAGAGCGGCCTGATTGTATTTTGTCCGGCCTTCCTCTTGCCAACTTCAATAACTCAGAAAAGGAAAAGATTTTTGCTTTAACAAGTAAATCCCAAACCTATATTCAGTTTCAATACAATCCATTCCTGCGGCCGAAACTGAAACGGTATTTCAAAGATGTAAAGGTAAAATTCGTTCCGCTGAACATTCCCCCGGCGTTTGTGTATATTTCCAAAAATCCAAGAAGCGAAGCTGAACGCTGCGAATTTAACAACAAATAA
- a CDS encoding radical SAM protein, which translates to MLALINTNMMTPPIAPIGLDYVASAAKFFGIEMEILDLCLHQDKQAGIEKFFGDKSPSLVGLSFRNIDDCFWPSAKTFLPELKNRIEKIKAVTDASIVIGGVGFSILAERILQYCGADFGIRGDGEYATAFLYQQITGDKKFDRVPGLLWRSGKKLIVNPPAWPAQVSIKTKRDVIDNATYFKLGGQIGIETKRGCNRNCLYCADPLAKGRTARVRNPKEIASEAATLAEKGIDVLHICDSEFNIPPEHAFAVCEEFIRTGLNKKIKWYVYLSTVPFSEALAEIMQRAGCVGINFTGDSASTKMLKVYRQMHLKSDIALAVKYCKQNNIKVMIDLLLGGPGETVETAKETIDFIKSVNPDCAGASLGIKIYPGTEMEKAVLSQGRPEENPNIKRKYDGKVDFFWPTFYISHLLGERPAELVRDLIGDDKTFFPPTPQAATDIKDHNYNDNPQLFEAIKNGDRGAYWDILQQIKRAM; encoded by the coding sequence ATGCTGGCACTTATAAATACCAATATGATGACACCGCCGATAGCTCCTATAGGGCTCGATTATGTAGCCTCCGCGGCAAAATTTTTTGGCATTGAAATGGAAATTCTTGATTTGTGTCTCCATCAGGACAAACAGGCCGGCATCGAAAAATTCTTCGGAGATAAAAGTCCTTCGCTTGTGGGACTTTCCTTTCGCAATATTGACGATTGCTTCTGGCCGAGCGCAAAAACTTTTCTGCCGGAGTTGAAAAACCGTATAGAAAAAATAAAAGCCGTTACTGATGCTTCGATAGTTATCGGGGGCGTGGGGTTTTCGATACTGGCCGAAAGAATTCTGCAATATTGCGGCGCCGATTTCGGCATCCGCGGCGATGGCGAATACGCGACGGCCTTTCTTTACCAGCAGATAACAGGCGACAAAAAATTCGACCGGGTGCCGGGTTTATTATGGCGCAGCGGCAAAAAACTCATCGTTAATCCACCCGCATGGCCGGCGCAGGTTTCGATAAAAACAAAACGGGACGTAATCGACAACGCAACTTATTTTAAACTTGGCGGACAAATCGGCATCGAAACAAAACGCGGCTGCAACAGGAATTGTCTTTATTGCGCAGACCCTCTTGCAAAAGGAAGAACCGCAAGAGTCAGGAATCCGAAAGAAATCGCTTCCGAAGCGGCTACGCTTGCGGAAAAGGGTATAGACGTGCTCCATATCTGCGACAGCGAGTTCAATATTCCGCCGGAACACGCCTTTGCGGTATGCGAGGAATTCATACGCACAGGGTTAAATAAAAAAATAAAATGGTACGTATATCTTTCGACAGTGCCGTTCAGCGAGGCCCTTGCTGAAATTATGCAAAGGGCCGGCTGCGTCGGAATAAACTTTACGGGAGATTCTGCCAGTACGAAAATGCTGAAGGTATATCGGCAGATGCATCTGAAAAGCGATATCGCCCTGGCTGTAAAATATTGTAAACAAAACAATATTAAAGTGATGATAGACCTCCTGCTCGGCGGGCCGGGAGAAACTGTCGAGACCGCCAAAGAGACAATCGACTTTATCAAATCCGTCAATCCGGACTGCGCGGGTGCTTCCCTCGGCATTAAAATTTATCCCGGCACCGAGATGGAAAAAGCAGTTCTCTCACAAGGCAGGCCGGAAGAAAATCCGAACATAAAAAGAAAATACGATGGGAAGGTCGATTTTTTCTGGCCGACTTTTTATATAAGTCATTTACTCGGCGAAAGACCGGCAGAACTTGTCCGTGATTTAATCGGCGACGATAAAACATTTTTCCCGCCCACGCCCCAGGCGGCTACCGACATAAAAGACCATAACTATAACGACAACCCACAGTTGTTCGAGGCAATCAAAAACGGCGATCGCGGAGCATATTGGGACATCCTGCAGCAAATAAAACGTGCAATGTAA
- the guaA gene encoding glutamine-hydrolyzing GMP synthase produces MSETIAIIDFGSQYGQLIARRVREHKVYSIIYQPGVSAKELSQIKNLKGIILSGGPASVYAANAPTCDEKIFDLGVPVLGICYGMQLGCKILGAKIHRAKSREYGRAVISITDSKDLFANVGDSATVWMSHGDQAESLGNDFEILAKTNTCPYAAVRNKNKKFYGLQFHPEVSHTPKGNVMMQNFLYDICKCSGDWQMKDFAQQTIEKVCSQAKTGTVICGLSGGVDSAVTAALVHKAIGDRLKCIFVDNGLLRKNERQQVESTFRDHFHIDLHVVDWSRQFLDKLKGVTDPQKKRIIIGHEFIEAFKSEAKKIPDAKFLAQGTLYPDVIESGNKDGNLAANIKLHHNVGGLPKELGFELIEPLRDLFKDEVRLVGEYLGLPEDMVWRHPFPGPGLAVRIIGDITEERLRVLRDADEILIDEIKAADLYRKFSQTLAVLVPVATVGVMGDERSYDNVIAIRSVDTTDFMTADFSRIPYDVLGLIASRIINEVRGINRVVYDISSKPPATIEWE; encoded by the coding sequence ATGAGCGAAACGATAGCCATCATTGATTTTGGGAGCCAGTACGGCCAGCTAATAGCGCGGCGGGTTCGTGAACATAAGGTATATTCGATAATTTATCAGCCCGGCGTTTCAGCCAAAGAGCTTTCGCAGATAAAAAATTTAAAAGGTATAATCCTTTCCGGCGGACCTGCGAGCGTCTATGCCGCCAATGCACCAACCTGTGACGAGAAAATTTTCGACCTCGGCGTTCCAGTCCTCGGCATCTGTTACGGAATGCAGTTGGGCTGTAAAATCCTCGGCGCAAAAATTCATCGCGCAAAAAGCAGAGAATACGGCAGAGCGGTAATATCTATAACCGATTCGAAGGATTTATTCGCCAATGTCGGCGACAGCGCCACTGTCTGGATGAGCCACGGCGACCAGGCCGAAAGTCTTGGTAATGATTTTGAAATTCTGGCGAAAACCAATACCTGTCCTTACGCCGCGGTCAGGAATAAAAATAAAAAATTCTATGGCCTGCAGTTTCATCCGGAAGTAAGTCATACGCCGAAAGGCAATGTGATGATGCAGAATTTCCTGTACGACATCTGCAAATGCTCCGGCGACTGGCAGATGAAGGATTTCGCTCAGCAGACAATCGAAAAAGTCTGTTCACAGGCGAAGACCGGCACGGTAATTTGCGGCCTCAGCGGCGGAGTCGATTCGGCTGTTACAGCGGCGCTGGTGCATAAAGCCATCGGCGACAGGCTCAAATGTATATTCGTTGACAACGGCTTACTGCGGAAAAACGAGCGTCAGCAGGTCGAAAGCACTTTCAGAGACCATTTTCATATCGACCTGCACGTTGTCGACTGGAGCAGACAATTCCTCGACAAACTAAAAGGCGTAACCGACCCGCAGAAAAAAAGAATAATCATCGGTCACGAATTTATCGAGGCGTTTAAATCGGAAGCGAAAAAAATTCCTGACGCCAAATTTCTCGCCCAGGGTACGCTTTATCCCGATGTAATAGAGTCCGGCAATAAAGACGGCAATCTCGCCGCGAATATAAAATTGCATCACAATGTCGGCGGTCTGCCGAAAGAGCTTGGTTTCGAATTAATTGAGCCTTTGCGTGATTTATTCAAGGACGAGGTGAGACTTGTCGGCGAATATCTTGGCCTGCCGGAAGATATGGTCTGGCGGCATCCGTTTCCCGGTCCCGGCCTTGCCGTGCGGATCATCGGCGATATTACCGAAGAAAGACTCAGGGTTTTAAGAGATGCTGATGAAATTCTGATTGATGAGATTAAAGCCGCTGATTTGTACAGAAAATTTTCGCAGACTCTCGCGGTTCTCGTGCCGGTTGCTACAGTCGGCGTTATGGGCGACGAAAGGAGTTATGACAATGTTATCGCGATTCGCTCCGTCGATACGACCGATTTTATGACGGCCGATTTTTCAAGAATACCTTACGATGTGCTTGGCCTTATTGCCAGCCGTATAATAAACGAAGTTCGTGGAATCAACCGTGTTGTTTATGACATAAGTTCGAAACCGCCGGCAACAATTGAATGGGAATAA
- the guaB gene encoding IMP dehydrogenase, translating to MHKDKIVSEGITFDDVLLIPAKSDFVPSQADTSTRLTNNIKINIPIVSAAMDTVTESALAIALAQEGGIGIIHKNLTVEAQCREVVKVKRSENGVVLDPVILSPSQTVQQARQVMTEQNVSGIPIIDGKRLVGILTHRDLKFLRDDSVKISEVMTKDIIKAPADTTLEQAKDILQKHRVEKLLLVNNKGELAGLITMRDIDRYQKYPNAVRDSRGRLRVGAAVGVKDFERIEALIKAEVDVVVVDTAHGHSQNVIDTVKEIKKKHDIDVIAGNVATAQAAEDLIKAGVNAVKVGIGPGAICTTRVVSGVGVPQISAIMDCAEVAEKHGIPIIADGGIRFSGDISKAIAAGASSVMLGSLLAGLAESPGMLVLYKGRQFKEYRGMGSLGAMVKGSADRYGQKGVTQKEKLVPEGVEGRVPYRGLLSDFVYQLVGGLRAGMGYCGTPTVEQLRTKAQFVRISAAGVNESHPHDIMITKEAPNYSMREMIED from the coding sequence ATGCATAAAGACAAAATTGTTTCAGAGGGGATTACATTCGACGATGTGCTGCTGATACCAGCCAAAAGCGATTTTGTGCCCTCGCAAGCTGATACCTCGACAAGACTTACGAACAATATAAAGATTAATATCCCGATAGTTTCCGCCGCGATGGATACCGTTACAGAATCTGCCCTTGCAATCGCTCTGGCTCAGGAAGGCGGAATCGGCATTATTCACAAAAACCTGACCGTTGAGGCCCAGTGCCGGGAGGTTGTCAAAGTAAAACGCAGCGAAAACGGCGTTGTTCTCGACCCGGTCATATTAAGTCCGAGCCAGACAGTCCAGCAAGCTCGGCAGGTAATGACAGAACAAAACGTCTCCGGCATTCCAATCATCGACGGCAAAAGACTCGTCGGAATACTTACGCACCGCGACCTGAAATTTCTCAGGGACGACAGCGTTAAAATCAGCGAGGTTATGACAAAAGATATTATCAAGGCACCCGCCGATACCACTCTCGAACAGGCCAAGGATATTCTGCAAAAACACAGAGTAGAAAAACTTCTGCTCGTAAACAACAAAGGTGAACTTGCAGGTCTGATTACGATGCGTGATATCGACCGATACCAGAAATATCCCAACGCCGTCAGAGATTCCCGCGGCAGATTAAGAGTCGGAGCCGCTGTCGGCGTAAAAGATTTCGAAAGAATCGAAGCACTGATAAAAGCTGAAGTCGATGTAGTGGTGGTTGATACGGCTCACGGCCATTCACAAAATGTTATCGATACGGTAAAAGAGATAAAGAAAAAACACGACATAGATGTAATCGCCGGCAATGTCGCTACTGCCCAGGCGGCCGAAGACCTGATTAAGGCCGGAGTAAATGCCGTCAAAGTCGGCATCGGACCCGGTGCGATTTGTACGACAAGAGTCGTCAGCGGCGTCGGTGTGCCGCAGATTTCGGCGATTATGGATTGTGCAGAAGTTGCGGAAAAACATGGAATACCAATCATCGCTGATGGCGGGATAAGATTTTCAGGAGATATTTCAAAGGCCATTGCCGCAGGTGCTTCGAGCGTAATGCTCGGCTCACTGCTTGCGGGTCTTGCCGAAAGTCCCGGAATGCTTGTTCTTTACAAAGGCAGACAATTCAAGGAGTATCGCGGAATGGGTTCGCTCGGTGCGATGGTAAAAGGTTCCGCCGACAGATACGGCCAAAAAGGCGTTACGCAAAAGGAAAAACTTGTTCCCGAAGGCGTCGAAGGCAGAGTGCCTTATCGCGGCCTGCTGAGCGATTTTGTTTATCAGCTTGTCGGCGGTTTGCGTGCAGGTATGGGATATTGCGGGACGCCGACCGTTGAGCAGCTTCGCACGAAGGCACAGTTCGTAAGAATCAGCGCTGCCGGCGTAAACGAATCGCATCCGCACGATATTATGATTACGAAAGAAGCGCCTAACTATTCTATGAGAGAAATGATAGAAGACTGA
- the hisA gene encoding 1-(5-phosphoribosyl)-5-[(5-phosphoribosylamino)methylideneamino]imidazole-4-carboxamide isomerase produces MYTIPAIDLLGGRCVRLVQGEYNRYINYEDNPGKKAIDFRAAGAEWLHIIDLDGAKIGKCVNIDAIRDIVQQAKDLKIQVGGGIRDRDSITKILDMGVTRVILGTKAVSDFEWFSNVAKEFSGKIVLSLDARGSKIATNGWEKDSSEEVIGLAQKAAQLPLAAIIYTDINKDGMLSGPNIERTKQLAEAVNLPIIAAGGVTTIEDIQKLAETKVISAAIVGRALYEGTLNLAEAIKLCSKNA; encoded by the coding sequence GTGTATACGATACCGGCGATTGATTTACTCGGCGGCAGATGCGTAAGACTTGTTCAGGGCGAATATAACCGTTACATAAATTACGAAGATAATCCCGGAAAAAAAGCGATTGATTTCCGAGCCGCAGGCGCCGAATGGCTGCATATCATCGACCTCGATGGTGCCAAAATAGGCAAGTGCGTAAATATAGACGCTATTCGCGACATTGTTCAGCAGGCGAAAGATTTAAAAATTCAGGTCGGAGGCGGCATCCGCGACAGAGACTCCATCACCAAAATACTCGATATGGGCGTAACAAGGGTTATCCTCGGCACAAAGGCCGTAAGCGATTTTGAATGGTTCAGCAACGTTGCGAAAGAATTTTCCGGCAAAATCGTGTTAAGTCTTGATGCGAGAGGCAGTAAAATCGCCACCAACGGCTGGGAAAAAGACAGCTCAGAGGAAGTAATTGGCCTTGCGCAAAAAGCCGCACAGCTTCCGCTGGCAGCGATTATTTATACGGATATTAATAAGGATGGAATGCTCTCCGGCCCGAATATCGAGAGAACAAAACAATTGGCCGAGGCCGTAAATCTTCCAATTATCGCCGCCGGGGGCGTTACTACAATCGAAGATATCCAAAAACTTGCCGAAACAAAGGTGATTTCAGCCGCTATTGTCGGCAGGGCACTCTATGAAGGTACTTTAAACCTTGCAGAAGCGATAAAATTATGCAGTAAAAACGCTTAG